From Microbacterium sp. LWH7-1.2:
CGGGACGCGGCATCCGTCCGCCGAAGCAGGGGCGCGAGAGCCGACTCGACGAGCGCCACGTCGCGTTCGGCGCTCTGCCGCAGCGCGCGAACGTGGCGCGGCTCTATGCCGTGCCGGTCGAGTGCGACGAGAGCACGCAGCAGCGTCACCGACTGCTCCGTGTACGACTCGGCGCCCGTGAGGATGCCGGTGCTGATGGCGTCGTTGAGCAGCTGCGGTGCGGCGCCCGCCGCCGACAGCAGCTCATCGCGGCGATAGCGGCGCGGAGCCGGCACGATGGACGGCGGAGGCACCGCCGTCGGTGTTGCCGGGTCGCGGCCGGCGTCGACATCCTCGAGGTAATCCCGGATCACCGACAGCGGCAGGTAGTGGTCGCGCTGCAGGGTGAGCGCGAGGCGCAGTCGCTCCAGGTCGCCCTGCGAGAACTTGCGGTACCCGGACTCGGTGCGCAGGGGCGTGACGATCCCCTGGACCTCGAGGAAGCGCAGCTTGCTGGAGGTCAGGGAGGGGAACTCGGGCGACAGACGCGCGAGGACCTGACCGATGCTGAGAAGACCCGCGGACGACGCCCTGTCACGGACGGAAGCCGCGGGCATCAGGCCTCCGTCGCCCTGGAGAGGTCAGCCGGTGAGACGAAGAAGTTGAGTCGGAACTTTCCGATGCGCACCTCGGCGCCGTTGGTGAGCGTGGCCCGATCGACCCGCTCGCCGTTGACGTAGGTGCCGTTCAGCGAGCGCTGATCGACGAGCTCGAACGTGGTGCCGGTGCGGTTGATCTCCGCGTGGCGGCGAGAGACGGTGACGTCGTCGAAGAAGATGTCGGCTTCGGGGTGCCGCCCGACCGTGGTGACATCGGCATCGAGCAGGTAGCGGGCGCCGGCAGTGGGTCCGGAACGGACCAGCAGCAGGGCGGCGCCGGACGGGAGGGCGTCGATCGCGTCGAGCTCGGCCTCGCCGAGCTCGCTGCCGAAGGGCACGAAGGACAGGTCGGAATCGTGGCCGAACGTCTGCGTCGTGTCGGACGCGCGGTCGGACTCGTGTGCGTCGGACCCTGCGGCCCGGCGGATGTCGCCCTGATCGGGTCGGCGGTCGTGCTCCACGGTTTCCTCCTCTGTCTCGCCAGCCTATCCGATCGCCCTCGGCTCGGAAGAGGACGTTCCCGGTTGCCGCAATGTTTCGCCGCGTGTCGGCCGAGATGCCGCGAACGGCACACCCCCCTAGCCTGGCAGGACCGGCAACGATCCGTTAACCAGAAGGAGACCACCGTGTCGAGCCCGCACAGCCACATCCCGCCCCTCGAGGTGCGTGAGGCTGCGGCGTGCATGTGCGACCACGGTGACAACTGCTCCTCGTTCGCACCGGGCCACGCGCTGCACCTGATCCAGGCACGGCTCGCTTCGGCGACGCCGTCGGAGTGGGCGGACGCGATCGTCGAGGCATCCGACGAGCGCTCGGGTTTCGTGATCCTCCGCACGCTCGCCGACTGGAGCGCGGTGGCGCTCTGGAACGGCACCGGCGCAGCCGCCGCCGCGAAGCCCGGCACGCCGGTCGCGATCCACGAGCGCTACCACGTGCTCGCCGTCGGCGGCGCGCGGTTCAACGTCCTCCGCGGCTGACGCTTCGACAAGCTCAGCGACCGGGCCGGCCGAGCCGCCGCAGAGAAGAAGCGAAGAGCCTCAGCTCATCGCCATCATCATGTCCTTCATGGCCATGCACGCGTCCATGCACGCCTTGCAGGCCTGAGCGCACATCTTGCAGACCTCGCTGTGGTCGGCGTGCTCCATGCACTCGTCCATCGTCAGCTGGCACATCGCCATGCAGGCGTCGAGCATCGACATCATGGTCGCGGGGTTCATGCCCTGCATCCGCATCATGGCGCGCATCATCGTGTTGCACATGTCCGCGCAGCTCATGCACGCGGGGGCGCACGACATCATCTGCGTGGAGCACACCGTGCATGCCTGCTCGCAGGCCGAGCAGGCGTCCATACAGGCCTGCATGACCGACATGTCCATGGTCTCCATGCCGGGCATCGACATCATGTCCTTGGACATGGCGCCCATCATCATCTGGTCCATCCGCCGGATCCTTCCGCGTGGGGAACGGCGGGCTCCGGGCCCGCCTGTCGCCAGGCTAGACCTCGCCGGGCCCCCAGCAAAGAGCCGGATAGGCTCGATCGGGTGATGTCACAAACTCTTCACAGGCCGCTTCCCGCCCGGGTCTGGGCATTCCTCGCCGCACTGCTGATCGCCTCCGGGATGATTCTCGCCGCAGCCTCCCCCGCCAGCGCGCACGATGAGCTGCTCGGCAGCGATCCGGCCGCAGACGGCACGCTCGAGGCCCTCCCCGCGGAGCTCACCCTGACCTTCAGCGCCGAGATCGCCGACGACGAGGGCGCCTCGGTCGTGGAGGTGATGGATGCCTCGGGCGCGTCGCTCGCGGACGGCGCACCGACCGTGCGCGACAACGTGCTGACCCAGCCGCTCGCGGGCGAGGCATCCGGTGCCGTGAAGGTCTTGTGGAAGGTCGTCTCGAGCGACGGGCACCCGATTTCGGGCGAGTTCACCTTCGCGGTCGAGGGAGCACCGGCGCCGGCGCCGACCGAGACCACCGTCCCCACGCCGACAGAGACCGCAGCGCCGAGCGAGTCTGCCGGGCCGACGCCGACGCCGACGGTCACGAACGGGCCCGTCGCGGACGACGCATCGACCGCGCTGCCGTGGATCATCGCCGGCGTGCTCGCCCTCGCGCTGATCGGCGCCGTGGTGTACCTCCTCGTCTCGCGCTCGCGCCGCGAGAAGGCCCTCGCGAACGGGTCGACCGACCGCGCCGCCGACGCCCCGGGGCCCGACTCCGAGCCCCCCGTCGACCGATAGGCTTGAGACCATGCCTCATTACGACGTCGCCATCCTCGGCGCGGGGCCCGGCGGCTACGTCGCAGCCGTCCGTGCTTCGCAGCTCGGCCTCAAGGTCGCCATCATCGAAGAGAAGTACTGGGGCGGTGTCTGCCTCAACGTCGGCTGCATCCCCTCGAAGGCGCTGCTGAAGAACGCCGACCTCGCACACCAGTTCCACCACAAGGCCGACCTGTTCGGCATCTCGGGCGATGTGCACTTCGACTTCGGCGTCGCCTGGGACCGCAGCCGCAAGGTGGCGGACACCCACGTCAAGGGCATCCACTACCTGATGAAGAAGAACAAGGTCGACGAGTACGAGGGCCGCGGGTCGTTCGTCGACGCGAACACGATCGACGTCGCCAAGACCGACGGCACCACCGAGCGCGTCACGTTCGACAACGCGATCATCTCGACCGGCTCGAAGGTCCGGCTGCTCCCGGGCGTGCAGATCGGCGGAAACATCGTGACGTACGAGGAGCAGATCCTCGCGCGCGACCTGCCCCAGTCGATCGTCATCGTCGGCGCCGGCGCCATCGGCATGGAGTTCGCCTTCGTGATGGTGAACTACGGCGTGAAGGTCACGATCATCGAGTTCCTCGACCGCGCCCTGCCGAACGAGGACGCGGACGTCTCGAAGGAGATCGCGCGCCAGTACAAGAGCTACGGCGTCGACATCCTCACCTCGACCAAGGTCGAGACGGTCACCGACCACGGCGACAAGGTCACCGTGACGTACACCGCCAAGGACGGCAGCCAGGGCTCGATCGACGCCGACAAGGTCATGATGTCGATCGGCTTCGCCGCCAACGTCGAGGGCTTCGGGCTCGAGAACACCGGCGTGAAGCTCACCGACCGCGGGGCGATCGACATCGACGACCACATGCGCACCAACGTGCCGCACATCTACGCGATCGGTGACGTCACCGCCAAGCTGCAGCTGGCCCACGTGGCCGAGGCGCAGGGCGTCGTCGCCGCCGAGACCATCGGCAAGGCCGAGACCATGACGCTCGGCGACTACCGCATGATGCCGCGCGCGACGTTCTGCTCGCCGCAGGTCGCCTCGTTCGGTCTCACCGAGCAGCAGGCGCGCGACGCCGGCTACGACGTCAAGGTCGCGAAGTTCCCGTTCTCGGCGAACGGCAAGGCGAACGGCCTGGGCGAGCCCATCGGCTTCGTCAAGCTCATCGCCGACGGCGAGCACCTCGAGCTGCTCGGCGGCCACCTCATCGGCCCTGACGTCTCGGAGCTCCTGCCCGAGCTGACGCTCGCGCAGAAGTGGGACCTCACCGCTCTCGAGGCGGCGCGCAACGTCCACACGCACCCGACGCTGTCGGAGGCCGTGCAGGAGGCCTTCCACGGCCTCGCCGGCCACATGATCAACCTCTGATCAGCAGACGCAGAAACGCCCTGGGCTTCCTCGGAAACCCAGGGCGTTTCGACTCGCTCGTTCCTCGCTCGCTCAACGACCGAAAGTAGGGCACCGGTCGTTGAGCGGAGCGCGCTCTGGCGCGCGAAGTCGAAACGCGTCGGGCTTGCGAGCGACCTCAGGCGCCGAGCGTGCGGGCGAGCTTGGAATCGGATGCCGCGGCGCGGCCGCCTGCGGCACGCACCGCGGCTTCCGCGGCCGCGAGCAGCGCGGCGCGGCCCTCGTCCGAGGTCGGGGCGGCGGGTCCCAGCTCGAACTCCCATTCGCGCCAGGACCGGTCCACGCCGGCGCGCTCGTCGGTGGCGACGACGTGGTCGTCGACGAACTCCGCGACGAGGCCGCCGTGCTCGTCCTGCAGTGCGTAGGCGGTGCGGCTGTTGCGGATGCGGGCGATCGGCGCGAAGTCCGACGCGCGCGCGATCTTCGAGACCGCGTCGGCGACAGCATCCGGGATCTCATCCACGGGGCCGATCGGCCAGTGCAGCTCGACCCGGCCGCCGTCGGCGCCCCGCGGGCCCTTGATGTGCCAGCCCTCGTCAGGACCGCCGGTGCGGTGGCGCACCGCGTAGCCCGCGTGCGCGAGCGCGAGGTCATCGCTGTCGAGGTAGGTGGCGTCGAGCTGACGCAACTCGGGGTCGCCGACGCGCGCCACACCCGGAAGCGCCGACCAGTCGGGCAGCGGCGTCGACTCGTCGACGTCGAACTTCAGCTCGACCTCGACGCTGTGCGACGCGCCGCTCGCGGCGGCGGCGTCGCCGCCGGCCGCGTGGGGAGTGCGATCAGTCGTCACGACCATCCGGGTTCGGGTCGATGTCTTCGGTGGCCTCGACGTAGACGAAGCGCGTCTCGGTCGGGCCGTCCTGGTCGCCCGTGTGGGTCTCGTCGCCCTCGCGGCGATAGACGAGCTGCCCCTCGCCGTAGGGGACGATGTACGAATCGGAGACGGTCGGGTCGAGCGGAATGATCTGTCCGTCGAGGGGTCCGCCGTGCAGTCGTGCGATTGCCATAGCGCCAGCGTAGACCCGGCACCCGACGCGAGCGGCTCCCTTTCGGTCGCCGCACGACGTGTCGCGCCCTGCGAGACTCTCGGTCACCGACCCGGTGCAAGCGCTTCCAGCTTTTGCCCCTAGAATCGCGAGCGTGAAGGCCATCCGCACGTTCACCGTCCGTCCCGTCCTCGCCGACTCCCTCGCCCCGCTCGACCGCCTCGCCTCCAACTGGCGCTGGTCGTGGAGCCGTGCGACGCACGCGCTGTTCGCCTCGATGGATCCCGTCCTGTGGGACGAGACCGGCGCGAACCCCGCACGGATGCTCGGCGCATTGGGCCAAGAACGCCTGGACGAGCTCGCCCGGGATGAGCAGTTCGTCGCCCGCGTACGCGAGGAGGACGAGCGCCTCGCCGCCTACCTCGAGGGCGACCGCTGGTTCCAGCACCTCGAGGGCGACAAGCCGGTGCACATCGCCTACTTCTCCCCCGAGTTCGGCGTCGACGGCTCGCTCCCCCAGTACTCCGGCGGCCTCGGCATCCTCGCCGGCGACCACCTCAAGAGCGCGTCCGACCTCGGCGTGCCGCTCACCGGCGTCGGCCTCTTCTACCGCGCCGGGTATTTCCGCCAGTCGATCGGCGACGACGGGTGGCAGCGCGAGAGCTACCCGCTGCTCGATCCGTACGGACTCGGCCTGACGCTGCTCCGTGACCGCGAAGGCGCCCCCGTCGAGATCGCGCTCGACCTGCCTGGTGGCCGCCGCCTGCACGCGCGCATCTGGGTCGCCGACATCGGCCGCATCCCGCTCCTGCTGCTCGACTCCGAGACGCCCTCGAACACCGACGAGATGCGACGCGTCACCGACCGCCTGTACGGTGGCGGCGGCGAGCACCGCCTGCTGCAGGAACTGCTGCTCGGCGTCGGAGGCGTTCGCGCGGTGCGCGCGTGGTCGGAGCTCGCCGGCCGCCCCGCGCCCGACGTCTACCACACGAACGAGGGCCACGCCGGGTTCCAGGGCCTCGAGCGGATGTCGGAGCTCATCACCCACGACGGCCTGAGCTTCGACGAGGCCCTCGCCCAGGTGCGCGCGGGTACCGTCTTCACCACTCACACGCCGGTGCCCGCGGGCATCGACCGCTTCCCTCGCGAACTCATCGCCGACTTCCTCTCGAGCAGCCTGTTCCAGGGACTCGACGCCGGCCGCGCGATCTCGCTCGGCCTCGAGACGTGGGAGGGCGGCGACCAGGGCGTCTTCAACATGGCCGTGCTCGGCCTGCACCTCGGCCAGCACGCGAACGGCGTCTCGGTGCTCCACGGCGAGGTCAGCCGCGGCATGTTCGGCATGCTGTGGCCGGGGGTCGACACCGACGAGGTGCCGATCACGTCGATCACGAACGGCGTGCACGCTCCGACGTGGGTGCACCCGGCCCTCAAGGCCGTCAGCGAGCGGGCGTGGGGCGACGCGCACACCGACACGCACGACTGGACCGATCGCGGAATCGTGACAGATGCCGAGCTCTGGGGCGTCCGTCAGCAGATGAAGGGCGAGCTCGTCGCGGAGGCGCGGCGGCGGGTCGCGGCATCCGTCTCCAACGGCCACACCCCCTCGTGGGTGGCGGATCTGCTCGACCCGGAGGTGCTGACGATCGGCTTCGCGCGCCGCGTGCCGACGTACAAGCGCCTGACGCTCATGCTGCGCGACCCCGAGAGGCTGACGCGCCTGCTCACCGACCCGGAGCGCCCGGTGCAGATCGTGATCGGCGGCAAGTCGCACCCGGCCGACGACTCGGGCAAGATCCTGATCCAGCAGCTCGTGCGCTTCAGCCGCGACCCGAAGGTGCGCGGGCGCATCGTGTTCCTGCCGGACTACGACATCACGCTTGCCAAGGACCTGTACCCCGGCTGCGACGTGTGGCTCAACAACCCCCTGCGCCCGCTCGAGGCGTGCGGCACGAGCGGCATGAAGGCGGCGCTCAACGGCGCCCTCAACCTGTCGATCCTCGACGGGTGGTGGGACGAGTGGTACGACGGCGAGAACGGCTGGGCGATCCCCACGGCCGACACCGCGTCGAACGATGAGGAGCGCGACGACGCCGAGGCGGCCGCTCTCTACGATCTCATCGAGCACCAGCTGGTGCCGCGCTTCTACGAGCGCGAGGGCGGGATTCCGCTGCGCTGGCTCGCCATGGTGCGCCACACCATGACCGAGCTCGGCAAGAAGGCGACGAGCGACCGCATGGTGCGCGATTACGTCCAGCGGCTCTATGTGCCGGCGGCGGCGCACGACGTGGCGCTTCGCGCGAACGGCTTCCTCGAAGCGCGCGCTGTCGCCGCGTTCGTCGCGCGCGTGCGCGAGGCGTGGGGCCGCGTGTCGATCGCAAGCGTCGACAGCTCGGGCATTCCGCAGCAGGCGCAGGCCGGCGACATCCTCGAGGTGCGCGCCGACGTGCGGCTCGACGGCCTGTCGCCCGACGACGTCGCGGTCGAACTGCTCTACGGCGCGACGAACGAGGACGACGCCCTGGCCCGCGACCACTCGGTGTACCGCCTGTCCCCCGGCGCGTCCGCGGCGGACGGCGCCACGGTGTTCAGCGGCACCCTCCCGCTCAGCGTGACCGGCACGTTCGGCTACACCGTCCGCGTGCGCCCCGCGCACGCCCAGCTGGTGTCGCCGGTGGAGCTCGGCCTCGTCACGTACGCCTCCTGAGTTCGGATTGACGGATGCCGCGGCACGCCGTTTCCCCGGTCGTTGAGCGAGCGAGGAACGAGCGAGTCGAAACGCCTTGAGCGTCTCGAACACTCAAAGCGTTTCGACGTCGCGCGCCAGAGCGCGCTCCTCTCAACGACCGGTGGGGCGGCGTTCGGCGCCCGCTCATTAAATCGTTCCAATTTCTCCGCCCGAAGTGTTGACCCTGGCACGAGCGGCTGACTAGTGTCGTCCGGGAAAGCGTATTCCTGGCGAATACCACGATGAGGTCCGTCCCCACACGGACCCCAACCTCGGGAGAGCGATTCGACGATGAATCTTCGCAGCACATCTGTCCGCGCGCTCGTGGCCGGCACGGCCGCATGCGCACTCACGCTCGGACTGGCGCAACCGGCGCTGGCCGAGCAGCCCTCCCCCGCCGGCGCACAGCTGGAGGCGCTCGACCGCGGCCTTGTCGCCGTCTCGACCGGCGAGGGCGTGTTCCTCAGCTGGCGCCTGCTCGCGACAGAGGCCGGTCCTGCGACCGCGACGGGCGTGAGCGGCCCCTCGTTCGCCGTCTTCCGCGACGGCGAGCGCATCGCCACGGTGGACGACAGCACGAACTATGCCGACCAGGGCGGGACCGCAGCATCCGTCTACGCGGTCGCTCCGGCACGGAACGACGTGACCGGCGAGCAGTCGGCGCCGGTGTCGGTGTGGAGCGACGGGTTCTACGACCTGCCGCTGCAGAAGCCGGCCGACGGCGTGGCGCCCACGAGCGTCCTGTTCCCCGAAGGCGAGAAGTACACCTACTCGGCGAACGACGCCTCGGTGGCCGACGTCGACGGCGACGGTGCGTTCGAGTTCGTCGTGAAGTGGGACCCGTCGAACTCCAAGGACGTGTCGCAGAAGGGCTACACCGGCCCCGTCTACATCGACACGTACGAGCTGGACGGCACGCTGCTCAACCGCATCGACCTCGGTGTGAACATCCGCGCAGGCGCCCACTACACGCAGTTCATGGTCTACGACTTCGACGGCGACGGCCGGTCAGAGACGATGCTGAAGACTGCGCCCGGAACGACCTCGATCCGCTACAACGCCGACGGCACCGTCGCATCCGAGGCCGGCATCACCATGCTCGCCGACGACCTCGCGGCCGGATACCAGGCGACCGACGACTACCGAATGAGCGCTGCGGACTACCGCCAGCACCTCATCGAGACGTTCGAGGGCTGGTCGGCGCATCCCGAGGTCGTCGCGGGCCACTGGCCGGCGACCCTCGAGCAGGCGTTCGGCATCCCGGTGACGCACGAGTACCCGCTGTCCACCGCGTCGGCGACCGAGCTCGTCGACTACTTCATCACGACATACGCGCCCGCGCGCAGCGCCCGCAACGACCTGACCACCTTCGAGGGCTTCATCGTCGACGGGCCGGAGTACCTGACGGTGTTCGACTCGGCGACCGGCGAAGAGCTCGAGACGGTCCGTTACGAGCCCGGTCGCGACGACGACGGCCTCCTGTGGGGCGACTACGCGATGGCGCGCATCGAGCCGGGCAACCGCGTCGATCGCTTCCTCGCGGGCGTCGCATACCTCGACGGCACGCACCCGTCGGCGGTGTTCGCACGCGGCTACTACACGCGCACGACCGTCAACGCCTACGACTGGGACGGCGAGCACCTCACCACGCGCTGGGCGGTCGACAGCGGCCACGTGCCGTTGACCAACCCGTTCAACGACGGTCCGCACGGCCGTGACGGCACCGACCCGGTGTACGGCGCCATCACGACGCAGGGCTTCCACTCGCTGAGCGCGGCCGACGTCGACGGCGACGGCAAGCACGAGATCGTCTACGGGGCGGCGACGATCGACGACGACGGCGGCCTGCTGCACAGCTCGTTCGACGAGCTGCCGGCCGGCAGCGCCACGCCGGGACAGAACGTGCGCCTCGGCCACGGCGACGCGATGCACGTCACCGACATCGACCCGAACCGCCCCGGTCTCGAGATCTGGACGGCGCACGAAGGCGCCACGTTCGCGCCCTACGGCTCGGCGATGCGCGACGCCGCGACCGGCGAAGTGCTCTTCGGCGCCTACTCGGGCCGTGACACCGGCCGCAGCATGATCGGCGACGTGCGCTCCGACGTGCCGGGACTCGAGGTGTGGGCGAGCATGCCCAACGGCACCGAGGGCTCGGGCCTGCTGAGCGCGACGAACGTGCCGCTGGCAGCATCCACCCCCGGAACCAACCAGTCGATCCGCTGGGCGGCCGACATGACCACCCAGATCGTCGACGGCGCCCTCGACGTCACGCCGACCATCAGGGACTGGACCCGTGGCACTGTGCTCACGGCCGATGGCACCCGCACGAACAACGGCACCAAGGGCAACCCGTCGCTCGTTGCCGACGTGTTCGGCGACTGGCGCGAGGAGCTGCTCGTGCGCACCGCCGACTCGAGCGCGCTGCGCATCTACACGAGCACGGAGACGACGACGCACAAGCTGCCGACGCTCATGCACGACGTGCAGTACCGCGCCGAGGTGGCTCGCCAGAACACCACCTACAACCAGCCGTCGTACACGAGCTATTACTTCGCGAGCGATATGGACTTCGCGAACGTGCCCGTGCTCACGACCGCTGCCACGCCCGGCGCGCCGAAGTTCACCGACCCGAAGGGTTCGAACTCCGACCACGTGGTCGTCGCGCCCGACGCGTCGTTCGACTACTACGTCAACGGCGTGAGGGCCGAGAAGCCACTGGTCAAGGTGCCCGCCGGCTCGAAGGTGCAGGTGACCGCCGTCCCGAAGGACGGCTTCGCCGTGGCCACCGATGCGGTGTCGACCTGGACGCACCAGTTCGGCGGCGAGTAACGGATGACGGATGCCTCGGCCCGGCGCACTGCGCCGCGCCGAGGCTTTCGTGTGTCTGCCGTTTCCCGGTCTTTGAGCGAGCGAGGAATGAGCGAGTCGAAACGCGTCGAACCCGACGCAACGCCGCGGCGCTGACACTTTCGAATACCCGGGACGTTTCGACTTCGGGCGCTGGAGCGCCCTTCGCTCACCGAGCGGCGGGAGGGCCCGTAGGCTGGTGCGGTGAAGCCGTTCGTCCTCCTCGCGACCCGTGCTGAGGACGTGCCGGCGGACGAGGAGTACGCGCTCTTCCTGCGGTATACCGGCCTGGAGCCCGACGAGCTCATCCGGGTGCGGCTCGAGGCCGAGACGATGCCGCGGATGGACCTCGACGCGCT
This genomic window contains:
- a CDS encoding MerR family transcriptional regulator; this translates as MPAASVRDRASSAGLLSIGQVLARLSPEFPSLTSSKLRFLEVQGIVTPLRTESGYRKFSQGDLERLRLALTLQRDHYLPLSVIRDYLEDVDAGRDPATPTAVPPPSIVPAPRRYRRDELLSAAGAAPQLLNDAISTGILTGAESYTEQSVTLLRALVALDRHGIEPRHVRALRQSAERDVALVESALAPLLRRTDAASRGRAGELAPELTRRLDDVRAIFVRAALERMLS
- a CDS encoding FHA domain-containing protein; translation: MEHDRRPDQGDIRRAAGSDAHESDRASDTTQTFGHDSDLSFVPFGSELGEAELDAIDALPSGAALLLVRSGPTAGARYLLDADVTTVGRHPEADIFFDDVTVSRRHAEINRTGTTFELVDQRSLNGTYVNGERVDRATLTNGAEVRIGKFRLNFFVSPADLSRATEA
- a CDS encoding copper resistance CopC family protein, whose amino-acid sequence is MSQTLHRPLPARVWAFLAALLIASGMILAAASPASAHDELLGSDPAADGTLEALPAELTLTFSAEIADDEGASVVEVMDASGASLADGAPTVRDNVLTQPLAGEASGAVKVLWKVVSSDGHPISGEFTFAVEGAPAPAPTETTVPTPTETAAPSESAGPTPTPTVTNGPVADDASTALPWIIAGVLALALIGAVVYLLVSRSRREKALANGSTDRAADAPGPDSEPPVDR
- the lpdA gene encoding dihydrolipoyl dehydrogenase — protein: MPHYDVAILGAGPGGYVAAVRASQLGLKVAIIEEKYWGGVCLNVGCIPSKALLKNADLAHQFHHKADLFGISGDVHFDFGVAWDRSRKVADTHVKGIHYLMKKNKVDEYEGRGSFVDANTIDVAKTDGTTERVTFDNAIISTGSKVRLLPGVQIGGNIVTYEEQILARDLPQSIVIVGAGAIGMEFAFVMVNYGVKVTIIEFLDRALPNEDADVSKEIARQYKSYGVDILTSTKVETVTDHGDKVTVTYTAKDGSQGSIDADKVMMSIGFAANVEGFGLENTGVKLTDRGAIDIDDHMRTNVPHIYAIGDVTAKLQLAHVAEAQGVVAAETIGKAETMTLGDYRMMPRATFCSPQVASFGLTEQQARDAGYDVKVAKFPFSANGKANGLGEPIGFVKLIADGEHLELLGGHLIGPDVSELLPELTLAQKWDLTALEAARNVHTHPTLSEAVQEAFHGLAGHMINL
- a CDS encoding CYTH domain-containing protein, with amino-acid sequence MTTDRTPHAAGGDAAAASGASHSVEVELKFDVDESTPLPDWSALPGVARVGDPELRQLDATYLDSDDLALAHAGYAVRHRTGGPDEGWHIKGPRGADGGRVELHWPIGPVDEIPDAVADAVSKIARASDFAPIARIRNSRTAYALQDEHGGLVAEFVDDHVVATDERAGVDRSWREWEFELGPAAPTSDEGRAALLAAAEAAVRAAGGRAAASDSKLARTLGA
- the glgP gene encoding alpha-glucan family phosphorylase, which gives rise to MKAIRTFTVRPVLADSLAPLDRLASNWRWSWSRATHALFASMDPVLWDETGANPARMLGALGQERLDELARDEQFVARVREEDERLAAYLEGDRWFQHLEGDKPVHIAYFSPEFGVDGSLPQYSGGLGILAGDHLKSASDLGVPLTGVGLFYRAGYFRQSIGDDGWQRESYPLLDPYGLGLTLLRDREGAPVEIALDLPGGRRLHARIWVADIGRIPLLLLDSETPSNTDEMRRVTDRLYGGGGEHRLLQELLLGVGGVRAVRAWSELAGRPAPDVYHTNEGHAGFQGLERMSELITHDGLSFDEALAQVRAGTVFTTHTPVPAGIDRFPRELIADFLSSSLFQGLDAGRAISLGLETWEGGDQGVFNMAVLGLHLGQHANGVSVLHGEVSRGMFGMLWPGVDTDEVPITSITNGVHAPTWVHPALKAVSERAWGDAHTDTHDWTDRGIVTDAELWGVRQQMKGELVAEARRRVAASVSNGHTPSWVADLLDPEVLTIGFARRVPTYKRLTLMLRDPERLTRLLTDPERPVQIVIGGKSHPADDSGKILIQQLVRFSRDPKVRGRIVFLPDYDITLAKDLYPGCDVWLNNPLRPLEACGTSGMKAALNGALNLSILDGWWDEWYDGENGWAIPTADTASNDEERDDAEAAALYDLIEHQLVPRFYEREGGIPLRWLAMVRHTMTELGKKATSDRMVRDYVQRLYVPAAAHDVALRANGFLEARAVAAFVARVREAWGRVSIASVDSSGIPQQAQAGDILEVRADVRLDGLSPDDVAVELLYGATNEDDALARDHSVYRLSPGASAADGATVFSGTLPLSVTGTFGYTVRVRPAHAQLVSPVELGLVTYAS
- a CDS encoding rhamnogalacturonan lyase, whose amino-acid sequence is MNLRSTSVRALVAGTAACALTLGLAQPALAEQPSPAGAQLEALDRGLVAVSTGEGVFLSWRLLATEAGPATATGVSGPSFAVFRDGERIATVDDSTNYADQGGTAASVYAVAPARNDVTGEQSAPVSVWSDGFYDLPLQKPADGVAPTSVLFPEGEKYTYSANDASVADVDGDGAFEFVVKWDPSNSKDVSQKGYTGPVYIDTYELDGTLLNRIDLGVNIRAGAHYTQFMVYDFDGDGRSETMLKTAPGTTSIRYNADGTVASEAGITMLADDLAAGYQATDDYRMSAADYRQHLIETFEGWSAHPEVVAGHWPATLEQAFGIPVTHEYPLSTASATELVDYFITTYAPARSARNDLTTFEGFIVDGPEYLTVFDSATGEELETVRYEPGRDDDGLLWGDYAMARIEPGNRVDRFLAGVAYLDGTHPSAVFARGYYTRTTVNAYDWDGEHLTTRWAVDSGHVPLTNPFNDGPHGRDGTDPVYGAITTQGFHSLSAADVDGDGKHEIVYGAATIDDDGGLLHSSFDELPAGSATPGQNVRLGHGDAMHVTDIDPNRPGLEIWTAHEGATFAPYGSAMRDAATGEVLFGAYSGRDTGRSMIGDVRSDVPGLEVWASMPNGTEGSGLLSATNVPLAASTPGTNQSIRWAADMTTQIVDGALDVTPTIRDWTRGTVLTADGTRTNNGTKGNPSLVADVFGDWREELLVRTADSSALRIYTSTETTTHKLPTLMHDVQYRAEVARQNTTYNQPSYTSYYFASDMDFANVPVLTTAATPGAPKFTDPKGSNSDHVVVAPDASFDYYVNGVRAEKPLVKVPAGSKVQVTAVPKDGFAVATDAVSTWTHQFGGE